TTGCTTAGTTCCGGCTTAGAAATTTCCTGCACCTGTGTTCGGTAGGAGAGTCGCTGAGAATTAATATGCTTAAGATTGCATTCTAGCGAACGATCGACTCCCCTTGCAACTTCAAAAAGAAGTTCACGTGGTTCAGAGTTATCAAACACGATGCCAGACAACACTTCAGTACTAACCCGGATTATAGAATCACTTAACTGAAGAGATTTCGAGTTATTGACTCTCTGATAGGCCTCAAGAGCGAAGACGCAGGAAGCCGCTGCAGGCATCACTGGACGACCAAATTTACAATGGGATTTCAGGTAAGGAAGAGAATTAGGATCAAGCCAAAACTTATAAACTTGAGAATCGCAATCATCCTTACTGGTGGTTGAAAGGGATAAAGCATGATTGCCTAAAAAAGGATAATTTTTCGATATAGATTCGATATCATGGTCGGAGCGAGTAAATTTTGAAGAGTCATAAAGACCTGTGGTCACCTCAAGGGGAAGAATGCAATCCGTAGTAAGCAATGAAGCAATGCATTCTGCACCAACATCAAGTGGAATTGGAATTATTCCCTTTGCAGCAAAAGCCTCATTGACCTCCTTGGTAGCCATACCAGCAGATGCCCATGGTCCCCAGTTCATAGAGTTGACTTTGAGTCCAGGGTAGGAACGTGCTGAAAGCCAACTGCCTGCATTGATTAGCTCATTAGCAGAAGCATAATCAGATTGGCCAAAGTTACCAGTTTTACCGGCAATTGAAGCAAAATTCAGAAGCCTGACAACTGGATGAGATTCAATAAGCTGGAAGGTAAGCTTCAATGCGTTGAGTTTAACTAGCAATACACGTTCAAAACTTTCTCGATTCTTTTTTGCTACCAATGAATCCTCTATAATACCGGCTACGTTTATAATTGCATCAACTTTTAAGTCGCTTGCGGACAAAGCCTCTAAGACTACTTGATGAGAATTCGAATCAAGGAAATCAACTTGAATATACGTTACCGAAGAATAGAGCTTTGACAAACGTTCGATTGTTGCAATTGCCTCCAAAGAAGACAGTATCTTTCTCAACTCCCTTTCAATGATAGCCGGAGTAAACTTTTCGTCCGAGTCTCGATGAAGTTGAATCAAATGGGATCTTAGCTGGGGTACCGTAAAAGAAGAGTCGTACCACTTAGGCAGAGAGAGATGTGATCGGCCGGCGATAACCAAGGAGGTCTGCTTGGAGCCAATCTTTTCTAAAGCTGAGACAGCGATACCACGGGCTCCGCCGAGCGCCAATAAGCACTCTGGATACGTGCAATGATCTAAACTCAGTGAGAAGTCTGAAATCGACTGATGTGGGGTTATGGTATGAACATGCAAACCAGACTTGTTAATAGTATACTCATGCTCGGGATCCTCAAGGGAGCAAATAAAATCCAAAAATATTAACGCATCGTCAGACTCAAATACATCACGGTTAATATCAATAACAGTTGAATGTATAGATTGATATTCTGATACAACTGACTTAAGCATGCCCGAAAGTGCTGATATATATGTCAAGCTAAGGCGTGAATCTTTAAAAGAATCATCAACAGTAGAGCGTCGACCGAAATCACCATGACCATTATGAATGACAATTAAACGAAAACTTCTAGAGTCATTTACCATTGCAAACAAAATGGTACGTATATTATCAAATACTGTCCAAAGAGAAGAAGCAGCATCTTTTGGTTCAAAATGCGCTAGTGCATTAAGGTCCTGTCCAAAGTCGTCTAAATGAACTATATAAGTGATGTCATTCTTACTGCCTACTATAGTTTGACCGGAAGGCTGAAGAGCGTGATTTGCTAGATCAGGAGGAAGTGAGAATGATGAAGAGGAGATGGAGGCTTGAAATATCAGAGCTTGGGTTACACCATTGAATAGTTTTGAGTAGTAGTCCTGCTTATTCTCGGGAGCAAGTATCACATAATGGTGCCTTTTACTGACTAGACATTTCCCAGATCTCGGGGTTGTCAGTGGATAAGAGACACTATCAAAGTGGGATAGATGATCATGCCTTAATTCATCTATCCCGCCAACTACTTTCCCGGCTGAGAAACCTCTGCAGCAACTTCACGATCAGCAGATCCGTTGAGAATAGCTGCAATTTGCTCAGAAACATCCCTAAGGGTTCTTAGATCTCGAGTGCCGGTTTGAATGCTTTGAATGGCTTCAGGAGAAACATCTGACAGTGTAGACATTAAACCTCCCATGACTTCAATTCTCTTGATCGAGTCAATCCCAAGATCAGACTCAAGATCTTGATCGGGATCAAGCAATTCAATTGGGTAACCACTCTTCTCAGACAAAAGAGAAGTGAGCTGGGATAAAATGCTACCTGAGTCAAGGTTACGGATTTTCGTTGATTCTGCTGCTATTGAACCATTTCCATTGGTAGGCGAAGGGACTTGAACCTCTACTGGTTGGCTGTGTTGAGGACCTGGAACAGGATTGGTTAGAGTTGGAGATGGAGTTTGATGATGGATGACTCCTCCGTTGCCATTCGACTGGGATGAAGATGCGGAGGATTGAACAGGCTGTTTCTGGTTGCTGGAAGGGGTTACCGGAGTGGTGAAATGAATTGCCTCAGGTGTGGAATATGAAATGGCATCCGAAGAAACAGTCGGGTCAGAAAATGGTTGTTGGGTATAAATAAAGTCAGGATTATCAAGAGAGGCAGAATGCTGTGGCGAGCCACCTAAAAATGCTGAAAATACTTGTGTCTGTGAATTAATCATCATACGTAGCGTTTCGTGGTATGTGCGAAATGCTTCGAGCCGAAGGCTGCTGAGCTGGCTGGACTGTGTGGGCTGGATGGGTTGGTTCATTAGGGCGACTTGGTGGTTGGAAGAGTGCGATTGAACAGATGGCGACAGAAGTGTATCTGGAATATTTTGAGCGGGTATATGCTCAATAAATGGCCTTGCAATCTCCGACAAAGCATGGTGCACATTATGCTGAGGACTACTCTCTAACTTATATCTAGATTTCCATGAATGGGCACCATTAACGTAGTATAAGTAGCCAGGCCTTTTAGAAACTGCATTGGAAACTCCTACTGAAGAGTGGTTCAAGTATAGAGACTCAGCAGGCTGAAGCATTGTACTCAGCCTAGTCCAGTTCAAAGGAACTCCATGACTGGCAATCTGCATGATAGATCTCAAGAAATCCTCTGTTCCTAGAGGACCGTCGAGAGAAACTACATTTGAATCAAGAGAATCAATAGAAGATCGAACCAATTTCGATAAGACTTTCTTTGGTCCTACTTCAATAAAGAAGGAGCAACCAAGGGCTTCAGCCTGTTTTGCAGACTCAATGAAGTCAACTCCCGAAGTCATATGTGATCTGATGAGGTCTCTAATGTTCTCCTTAGTAACAGGACCGGACCGAGGGGACGTGCTAAGAATTGACTGACGTGAATGTGGAAGGTCAGCCTTAAGCTCCAAGGCACCCAAACAATCCGAAAAGATAGCATTGCATTGCTGCATCAAAACAGAGTGGAATGGTTGGTTGGCTTGCATCCATTGGGTTGAAACACCACCCCTTAAACAAGTAGCCTCAATAATTTCAAGGTCAGAGCGCGGACCAGACAAGACGATTTGTGTTGGCGAATTGATATTGGCCAATGTAATTGAGTGTGACGCGACCGAACTTAGTAATTCATTGCCTTGATCAGCCGAGCAGAACAGGACAAGCATGCCATAGCCGTCCTTTTTGAAATTGCTGATAGCTTGGCCACGAGAATGCAGTAATTCGACTAGCTGTCTGTCTGACATCCATCCCGTCGCATGAAGGCTTACAAAATCGCCAAGACTATGACCAAGACCCAATGACCATGGGATTTCAAGATGATTAAGAATTTCGAGGTATGCGACCTCAGTAATCGCTAGCAATGATTGTTTCAGTTCAGCAGCAGGAGCCTTGCCCTTCTCTTGTTTGCAAAAGAGATAATGATCAAGGACGTCTGCGCGTGACAAGTAGTCCGGTATAAGTTGCATCAGCAGCTCATGGGAACGAAGTGGCATCGCTCCCATGCATGTTGTGCCCATTCCGGGATAATCAGAACCCTGGCCTGGAAACAAAAGAGCAATCTCGTCAGCATTCTTGGATTTAATCTGAAGTCCAGCCGATTCTGACTGACAAACGAGCCACTGACGCATCATGTCAGAATAATCTTTCTTTCCTTGCAGAAGGTCGTGAACAATATCCAGCTTGTCAGCAATATCCGACTCACTGAGATCAACTAAAATGATGGCATAGTCTTTGGCAACGCTACGAAGGTGAGTAGAGATATCTTGGCTCTGAATTGTGTCTGCAATAAGTTGATTCACAGATGTGGCATACCCATTCAGAGCGCACTCCTCCTCAATCTGACGGGAGTGGGTCAATGCTGAATGGATAGATTGAACAAGGCTGCCACCATCAGCTGTAAAATAAAGAAGCCTGCATCCACAGGCAATCTTGGGCTGTTCGATTACTTCTTCAGCATCTACAACAGGTTCCGGTACATACTCCTGCAATACAACGTGAAAGTTGGTCCCCCCAAATCCGAAAGCGCTGACGCCAGCAGTCCTAAGTTTACATGACTCATTTTTGAGCCAAGGAAGATTTCCAGTCGGTAGATAAACAGCCTCAGAACTTACCACTTCGTCAATATGTTCTTCAACTCTGCTATGGATTGGTATTGACTTATTTTTCAAGGCTAGTGTGGCCTTCAGAAGACCCGCTAATCCAGCAGTACTTTTTGTATGACCAATCAGAGTTTTCACTGAACCCACCGCACAGTGAGAACTCTGACTTCCCTTGGCTTCCAGGAATGTAGTCAACGCTCTGATCTCGGATCGATCGCCAACAGGTGTACCTGTCCCATGAGCCTCGTAGTAACCAAGCATGGCTGGATTCACGCCAGCGTCCTCATAGGCTCGGGCGAAAGCCTGAACCTGTCCCTGATGGGACGGGGCAGTCATCGTCCTGCCACGACCATCGCTCGAGCTGCCAATGCCCTTGATCACGGCATGGATTGAATCTCCAGCAGCTTCTGCATCTTCGAGCCTCTTGAGTACCAGGATTCCAGCACCCTCACCAAGAACAATGCCATCAGCTTCATTGGTAAACGACTTGGCTTCACCAGTTGGGGAAAGGGCCTGAGTTTCCGAAAAACAGAAATAGGCAAAAGGAGACTGAAGCGTGTCAATTGCTCCGACAACAGCCATATTGACATCACCCTGTCTCAGCTTACTAACGGCGACGTCTAAAGCAGCCAGAGAGGATGCACATGCAGCATCAACAGTACAATTGGTGCCACCAAAATTAAATCTATTTGCAACTCTACCTGCCGAAACATTTGGAAGAATACCCGCAAAACTATCACTAGTCCACTTTGGCAGCAACTGTTCAACTTGAGGATGGCTGTTCAAAAGAGGAGCCAGTTCCGCCTGCATTACATAGCCTTGACCCAATTCGCCAAGGCCACCGCTATAGCCAAGGATGACGCACGTAGATTCACGATCATATATACTATCTTCAAAATAGCCTGCGTTGTGAAGAGCGTCTTTCACACAAACAAGTGCTAATAGCTGGGCTGGATCAATCGAAGACAAGGATTGCGGAGGAATACCAAATTCAATTGGATCAAACTGAACAGCATCCAAGAAGCTGCCCCACCTAGAATGTATTTTATTTGGATCCTTGGTATCAGCTGAATAAAAGTCGCCAATGGACCAACGCTCTTCTGGAATCTCCTTGATCTGGCCTCGAGCACGAACGACCAAGTCCCAGAATTGTTCAGGGTTGTTAGCGCCAGGCAGCTTGCAAGACATTCCAATGATGGCGATATCCAGATTCCCTCTATAAATTTCATTAGCTTCACGAATAGAGGCCCGTTCAGTAATTTCGAATTCCGCCGCCTTGCTTGGTGTTTCCAAGCCTGCCTTAATGCTCTCATGCAATTGGTGAATGGTTGTCTGGTTATTAATCAGACAGACAGCTTCACCAAGCATGTACATTCCTAACTCAAGTTGATCCTCTTCTGTAACCTGAAGCAAACCATTCTCACCTCGCTGCAAACCCTTGGAAGCCAGTCTCAGGCGTCCTAAAATTAATCGATCCAACTGATTAGAAATCTCCCTGACAGGAACCTGAGATCTGACCAACTCATCACGCTTGGCATTGAACTCTCGAGAAAATGCTGTATCGGCGCATCTGCTTTGATGCCCTGGAGATGTCTCTAAGAAGACAGTATTGGTACATTCGATCGTAACCTCCTGATATGTTGGAGTTATCGCTTTATCTTGAACAATTTCACGAGTAGCAAGATAAGCAGAGCCAACAAGTAACCCACACGTTGCACCAACCTTGGCTAGATCGTCTATCATATATGCAGCAAAAGATGCAGAAGTCTGATCATGAATCCCCCCGGCCAGCACCAAACAGACCTCTCGACCAACAGCAGGACTTTGCTCAAGCACAACTTTGATAGATCGTTCCCAAAGATTCAGAGAACTCAAGGGACCTATATGTCCGCCGCATTCACGTCCTTCAAGGATAAAGTCTCTCCAGCCTTCTTTTATGAATAACTCGAGCAATTCAGGAGTGGGTGCATGAATAAACACACGTAAATTCTTAGATGCAATCTCCTTCGCTTGTGCTGGAGTCCCTCCGGCGAGGATGCAAAAACTTGCACTAGAATTCTTCAGAACGGAGATTTGAGATTGCAAATGTGTTGAATCAATAAATCCAAGTAGTCCAACTCCCCAAGGTAAATCTGGAACCAATTCAGCTGTCTTTACCAGAATTTTCTCAAGCGCTTCAGCCGATAGCATCGCGGCAGCGATGGTAGGCAGAGCACCACCTCGCGCTACGCTTGCTGTAAATTCCGCGTTATCACTAACGCGTGACATTGGGCCCTGAATTATTGGATATTTAACACCAAACTGGTCTGCAATTGTATTCGGTTGTCGTGTAGCCAAACCGCGAGATACCCGAATAGACCTATATGCAGAAATAACTCTGCCGAGAGTGCAATATTTTATACAGAATTCCTTGGCAAGATCAATACCCTCCCCAACAGGAAATATCCACTCAGACTTCCATCTTGCAATTTCGTTTAACTCAGAAGCATCAATACTAATTCCAAATAAATACCCTGGAGCACCTTTTCCAGGCAACGAGACACATCTCACTTCTTCATTATTATCCAAGGCTGAGCGCAAAACAATGGACTGCCTTCCATTGACTCTATTCAGTAACTGCTTGGTCCTCAGTGGCAGATAGGAATCATGAAGTAGCAGTGTTTGCTCGTCAAGTAGAATGGAATGTATTCCTTGACTGTTAAGTGCCGAGAATGAGAGTAGCCCAATTGGCCCTGATACAATCATTCTACAATCATTAAGGCAACTCAAAGCCTTTTGGAAAAGAATATATTGAGAATCACGTCCGCAGAGTGCGCCCGATTCGTAACCCTCGATGATCACACAAGGATCATTCTGTTGATCCCAGGGAGACTTGGCATACTGCTCTACATCCTGAATGGAGCCCAGCCTGGGAATTGGATTCAATCCATTCAGTTCAACAATCTGTTCACGGCTGACTCGATGCCAAGGGATAATGACTCTCAATGATCTGGTTAACGCTGAGCCATTCAGTTCAGCGATCGCCTGCAACGCCTTAGCTGTCTTGAAGTCTTTGCATGAGACAGCAAAGATGCCTGTTATGAATTTGGCCAGGCATTGATTCCAAAGCTCCTCAATATGATCTTCAAAGCCAAAGGTCTGCAAACATACAGATGCTCCAGAAGCTACAGCCTTCTCTGTGGTCTTGATCCAGTCTCCAACGGGGCGAACCGTCACCAAAACCTGATTGGTATTATTCATTACCTTGTGCTCAATAGAGTTTATTTTAGCCCATCCAACCAAAAGTCAGACGAAGTTCCACTGATCCAGTGGCCAGATCATATATTGCACTCATTACCTTAAACTATCAAATTCTATCATACATAAACTACTATACATATCCTTGGAGTTCGAATTTCAAAGACTAAGGCGCCTTGTAAAGCTGATTACAGCCGACTCTCATCAGACTTCATTATAATTAACAGATTCCTGATCAATACAGAAAAAGATGCAGTTTCGCAAAAATGAAAGGTAGAGCTGGGGTTCCACAGATGTTATGGACAAGACAATTTCGGGAACATTATCACGACCGGACTGTCTATTCATGACAACCCCCCCAGCCTGTGAGCGTGCATGGCCCTTCCGACGGTCGAAAAGGGCGCAATGACGTCCCTGACGATGCAGTGGGGCAAGCAGCGCTGGTGCCGTAGAACCACAGCCTGCTACAGGTGCTGCGGATCGGGGGTCCGCCGCTGGCTGCGTTAAACACCCCGCTGATTCTCCAGAGCAGTTGCCCGGCAGAACGATTGGCGAAGCTTTCTACGATGTAGTGGATTGCCAACCGCATGGGACAATGAGGTCAACAATTGTCTGATCATCAACCACTTGGGAGAGGCCCCTGAAGTCCTCCAAATTCTGGCTAATCAGGCCGTAGCGACAGATCGGTGTCAGTCGAGCATGGGGGTGCAATTGCGTGCAGTGAGGGGTCAGGGGTATTTGGGCCGTACCACAACTCCGACGAACTCGTTCCTTCATTATCAGCTGGAATTACTTCATTAGACGAAATATTAACCGAATATTCGAAAGCTT
This portion of the Synechococcus sp. ROS8604 genome encodes:
- a CDS encoding SDR family NAD(P)-dependent oxidoreductase, with the protein product MILAPENKQDYYSKLFNGVTQALIFQASISSSSFSLPPDLANHALQPSGQTIVGSKNDITYIVHLDDFGQDLNALAHFEPKDAASSLWTVFDNIRTILFAMVNDSRSFRLIVIHNGHGDFGRRSTVDDSFKDSRLSLTYISALSGMLKSVVSEYQSIHSTVIDINRDVFESDDALIFLDFICSLEDPEHEYTINKSGLHVHTITPHQSISDFSLSLDHCTYPECLLALGGARGIAVSALEKIGSKQTSLVIAGRSHLSLPKWYDSSFTVPQLRSHLIQLHRDSDEKFTPAIIERELRKILSSLEAIATIERLSKLYSSVTYIQVDFLDSNSHQVVLEALSASDLKVDAIINVAGIIEDSLVAKKNRESFERVLLVKLNALKLTFQLIESHPVVRLLNFASIAGKTGNFGQSDYASANELINAGSWLSARSYPGLKVNSMNWGPWASAGMATKEVNEAFAAKGIIPIPLDVGAECIASLLTTDCILPLEVTTGLYDSSKFTRSDHDIESISKNYPFLGNHALSLSTTSKDDCDSQVYKFWLDPNSLPYLKSHCKFGRPVMPAAASCVFALEAYQRVNNSKSLQLSDSIIRVSTEVLSGIVFDNSEPRELLFEVARGVDRSLECNLKHINSQRLSYRTQVQEISKPELSNGLLSALSSGLSDQDGSIIIDQAEIYDKYLFHDGVFRVINSPSIILPDSNIMLSTLVSHGTSKLLGISQSVEGFLDPSLLDGLLQMGLAILRELYQTSALPNRLVVDIYEAPVAGRKYIASGRVIDVNSLTSKAYYEGIVTSEDGIPLLCISHSEMTHSASMID
- a CDS encoding type I polyketide synthase; this encodes MVGWAKINSIEHKVMNNTNQVLVTVRPVGDWIKTTEKAVASGASVCLQTFGFEDHIEELWNQCLAKFITGIFAVSCKDFKTAKALQAIAELNGSALTRSLRVIIPWHRVSREQIVELNGLNPIPRLGSIQDVEQYAKSPWDQQNDPCVIIEGYESGALCGRDSQYILFQKALSCLNDCRMIVSGPIGLLSFSALNSQGIHSILLDEQTLLLHDSYLPLRTKQLLNRVNGRQSIVLRSALDNNEEVRCVSLPGKGAPGYLFGISIDASELNEIARWKSEWIFPVGEGIDLAKEFCIKYCTLGRVISAYRSIRVSRGLATRQPNTIADQFGVKYPIIQGPMSRVSDNAEFTASVARGGALPTIAAAMLSAEALEKILVKTAELVPDLPWGVGLLGFIDSTHLQSQISVLKNSSASFCILAGGTPAQAKEIASKNLRVFIHAPTPELLELFIKEGWRDFILEGRECGGHIGPLSSLNLWERSIKVVLEQSPAVGREVCLVLAGGIHDQTSASFAAYMIDDLAKVGATCGLLVGSAYLATREIVQDKAITPTYQEVTIECTNTVFLETSPGHQSRCADTAFSREFNAKRDELVRSQVPVREISNQLDRLILGRLRLASKGLQRGENGLLQVTEEDQLELGMYMLGEAVCLINNQTTIHQLHESIKAGLETPSKAAEFEITERASIREANEIYRGNLDIAIIGMSCKLPGANNPEQFWDLVVRARGQIKEIPEERWSIGDFYSADTKDPNKIHSRWGSFLDAVQFDPIEFGIPPQSLSSIDPAQLLALVCVKDALHNAGYFEDSIYDRESTCVILGYSGGLGELGQGYVMQAELAPLLNSHPQVEQLLPKWTSDSFAGILPNVSAGRVANRFNFGGTNCTVDAACASSLAALDVAVSKLRQGDVNMAVVGAIDTLQSPFAYFCFSETQALSPTGEAKSFTNEADGIVLGEGAGILVLKRLEDAEAAGDSIHAVIKGIGSSSDGRGRTMTAPSHQGQVQAFARAYEDAGVNPAMLGYYEAHGTGTPVGDRSEIRALTTFLEAKGSQSSHCAVGSVKTLIGHTKSTAGLAGLLKATLALKNKSIPIHSRVEEHIDEVVSSEAVYLPTGNLPWLKNESCKLRTAGVSAFGFGGTNFHVVLQEYVPEPVVDAEEVIEQPKIACGCRLLYFTADGGSLVQSIHSALTHSRQIEEECALNGYATSVNQLIADTIQSQDISTHLRSVAKDYAIILVDLSESDIADKLDIVHDLLQGKKDYSDMMRQWLVCQSESAGLQIKSKNADEIALLFPGQGSDYPGMGTTCMGAMPLRSHELLMQLIPDYLSRADVLDHYLFCKQEKGKAPAAELKQSLLAITEVAYLEILNHLEIPWSLGLGHSLGDFVSLHATGWMSDRQLVELLHSRGQAISNFKKDGYGMLVLFCSADQGNELLSSVASHSITLANINSPTQIVLSGPRSDLEIIEATCLRGGVSTQWMQANQPFHSVLMQQCNAIFSDCLGALELKADLPHSRQSILSTSPRSGPVTKENIRDLIRSHMTSGVDFIESAKQAEALGCSFFIEVGPKKVLSKLVRSSIDSLDSNVVSLDGPLGTEDFLRSIMQIASHGVPLNWTRLSTMLQPAESLYLNHSSVGVSNAVSKRPGYLYYVNGAHSWKSRYKLESSPQHNVHHALSEIARPFIEHIPAQNIPDTLLSPSVQSHSSNHQVALMNQPIQPTQSSQLSSLRLEAFRTYHETLRMMINSQTQVFSAFLGGSPQHSASLDNPDFIYTQQPFSDPTVSSDAISYSTPEAIHFTTPVTPSSNQKQPVQSSASSSQSNGNGGVIHHQTPSPTLTNPVPGPQHSQPVEVQVPSPTNGNGSIAAESTKIRNLDSGSILSQLTSLLSEKSGYPIELLDPDQDLESDLGIDSIKRIEVMGGLMSTLSDVSPEAIQSIQTGTRDLRTLRDVSEQIAAILNGSADREVAAEVSQPGK